The Deltaproteobacteria bacterium genome has a segment encoding these proteins:
- the ilvB gene encoding biosynthetic-type acetolactate synthase large subunit, with translation MNRKNGAEIFIECLLKEGVDTIFGFPGGAVLPIYDALYDSPLRHILVRHEQGAVHMADGYARASGKPGVVVVTSGPGATNTVTGIATAYMDSIPMVVFTGQVPTPLIGNDAFQEADIVGITRPCTKHNYLVKDIRDLPRIIKESFYIATTGRPGPVLVDIPKDVLTATLQDCKYPEKASIESYQPNYKGHPGQIKKALELILASKRPVVYAGGGVVLSNASAEMKAFSEKLGIPTTTTLMGLGAFPGTHQLFMGMLGMHGTYAANMAVMNTDCLVAVGARFDDRVTGKIDEFAPYAGIVHIDIDPTSISKNVKVDIPIVGDVKTVLKDLLKACPPAREFKKGIQPWRDEIEGWSGSHRLSYKQDPKGKIKPQFVIEKLYELTGGDAIITTEVGQNQMWAAQFFKYDKARTFLTSGGLGTMGFGFPAAIGAQIAFPEKTVVDIAGDGSLQMNIQELATAVQYKLPVKVVILNNMVLGMVRQWQELFFQKRYSHTCISVAPDFVKLAEAYGAVGLRATKPGEVEKVLEKGLAVKDRPVLMDFRVDQFECVYPMVPAGQPLNKMLLV, from the coding sequence ATGAACAGGAAAAACGGCGCTGAGATCTTCATCGAATGCCTCCTTAAGGAGGGCGTGGACACCATATTCGGTTTCCCGGGCGGGGCGGTGCTGCCCATCTACGACGCCCTTTACGATAGCCCCCTGAGGCACATCCTCGTAAGGCACGAGCAGGGCGCGGTGCACATGGCCGACGGTTACGCGAGGGCCTCCGGGAAGCCGGGGGTCGTGGTCGTGACCTCTGGCCCCGGCGCGACCAACACCGTAACCGGCATTGCAACAGCGTACATGGACTCGATCCCCATGGTCGTCTTTACCGGCCAGGTGCCGACGCCGCTCATAGGGAACGACGCCTTCCAGGAGGCGGATATCGTAGGCATCACCAGGCCGTGCACGAAGCATAACTACCTCGTAAAGGACATAAGGGACCTTCCGAGGATAATAAAGGAGTCTTTCTACATAGCGACGACCGGAAGGCCGGGCCCGGTGCTTGTCGATATTCCGAAAGACGTGCTTACGGCTACGCTGCAGGATTGCAAGTACCCGGAGAAGGCAAGCATAGAGAGCTACCAGCCCAACTACAAGGGCCACCCCGGCCAGATAAAAAAGGCCCTGGAGCTGATACTCGCCTCCAAGAGGCCGGTCGTCTACGCCGGGGGCGGGGTGGTCTTGTCCAATGCCTCTGCCGAGATGAAGGCCTTCTCGGAGAAGCTCGGGATACCTACGACGACCACGCTCATGGGCCTCGGCGCGTTTCCCGGCACGCACCAGCTCTTCATGGGCATGCTCGGCATGCACGGCACCTACGCGGCCAACATGGCTGTCATGAATACCGACTGCCTTGTGGCAGTGGGCGCGCGGTTCGATGACAGGGTCACCGGCAAGATTGACGAGTTTGCGCCTTACGCGGGGATCGTGCACATCGACATAGACCCTACCTCGATAAGCAAGAACGTCAAGGTCGATATCCCGATAGTCGGGGACGTAAAGACGGTCCTGAAAGACCTCTTGAAGGCCTGCCCGCCCGCCAGGGAGTTTAAAAAAGGGATACAGCCCTGGAGGGACGAAATCGAGGGATGGAGCGGAAGCCACAGGCTGTCGTATAAGCAGGACCCCAAGGGGAAGATAAAACCCCAGTTCGTCATAGAGAAGCTCTATGAGCTTACGGGCGGGGACGCCATAATAACGACCGAGGTCGGGCAGAACCAGATGTGGGCGGCCCAGTTCTTCAAGTACGACAAGGCCCGGACCTTCCTTACCTCCGGCGGCCTAGGCACCATGGGCTTCGGCTTCCCGGCGGCGATCGGCGCCCAGATAGCGTTTCCGGAGAAGACCGTCGTGGACATAGCCGGCGACGGGTCGCTCCAGATGAACATACAGGAACTCGCCACAGCCGTGCAGTACAAGCTCCCGGTAAAGGTAGTGATACTCAATAACATGGTCCTCGGGATGGTCAGGCAGTGGCAGGAGCTCTTCTTCCAGAAGAGGTATTCCCACACCTGCATCTCCGTCGCCCCGGACTTTGTCAAGCTCGCGGAGGCATACGGGGCAGTCGGCCTCCGGGCGACCAAGCCCGGCGAGGTCGAGAAGGTGCTGGAAAAGGGCCTGGCAGTGAAGGACAGGCCGGTTTTGATGGACTTCAGGGTCGACCAGTTCGAGTGCGTCTACCCCATGGTCCCTGCGGGCCAGCCCTTGAACAAGATGCTGTTGGTCTAA
- the ilvC gene encoding ketol-acid reductoisomerase, translating into MKVYYDKDASLEKIRSKKVAVIGFGSQGHAHSLNLKDSGVDVVVGLRKDGSSWKKAEAAGVKVQNVSDAVKGADIVMILVPDELQGDLYKTEIGPNLKKGAYLAFAHGFNIHFGQITPDKSVNVFMAAPKGPGHLVRHEFTRGAGVPALVAVYQDPSGDTLQMALAYASAIGGGRAGVIETTFKDETETDLFGEQAVLCGGVSALIQAGFETLVEAGYPPEMAYFECLHEMKLIVDLIYEGGISNMRYSISNTAQYGDLTRGPRVITDETKKEMKKILREIQTGEFARDWMLENKANKPVFSALTRLGQEHQIEEVGGKLRDMMPWLKKGKIVDKEKN; encoded by the coding sequence ATGAAGGTCTATTATGACAAGGACGCAAGCCTTGAGAAGATCCGGTCCAAAAAGGTTGCGGTCATAGGTTTTGGAAGCCAGGGGCACGCGCACTCGCTGAACTTGAAGGACAGCGGCGTCGACGTCGTCGTCGGTTTGAGGAAGGACGGTAGTTCGTGGAAGAAGGCCGAGGCGGCCGGAGTGAAGGTGCAGAACGTTAGCGACGCCGTGAAGGGCGCCGACATAGTTATGATACTCGTTCCGGACGAGCTCCAGGGCGACCTCTACAAGACCGAGATAGGCCCGAACCTCAAAAAGGGCGCGTACCTCGCCTTCGCGCACGGCTTCAACATCCACTTCGGGCAGATTACTCCGGATAAGTCTGTGAACGTATTCATGGCGGCTCCCAAGGGGCCGGGCCACCTCGTAAGGCACGAGTTCACGAGGGGCGCTGGCGTCCCGGCGCTCGTGGCCGTTTACCAGGACCCGTCCGGCGACACGCTCCAGATGGCCCTTGCCTACGCGAGCGCCATAGGCGGCGGAAGGGCCGGCGTCATAGAGACGACCTTCAAGGACGAGACCGAGACCGACCTCTTCGGAGAGCAGGCGGTCCTCTGCGGCGGCGTTAGCGCCCTCATACAGGCGGGCTTCGAAACGCTTGTAGAGGCAGGCTATCCGCCCGAGATGGCCTACTTCGAGTGCCTGCATGAGATGAAGCTCATAGTGGACCTCATATACGAGGGCGGCATATCGAACATGAGGTACTCGATAAGCAACACGGCGCAGTACGGCGACCTCACGCGCGGCCCGAGGGTCATTACCGACGAGACCAAGAAAGAGATGAAGAAGATACTCCGGGAGATACAGACCGGAGAATTCGCCAGGGACTGGATGCTCGAGAACAAGGCAAACAAGCCCGTATTCTCAGCCCTCACCAGGCTCGGCCAGGAGCACCAGATAGAAGAGGTCGGCGGGAAGCTCCGCGACATGATGCCCTGGCTCAAGAAGGGGAAGATAGTAGACAAGGAAAAGAACTGA
- the ilvN gene encoding acetolactate synthase small subunit, whose protein sequence is MRHTISVLVTNEFGVLSRISGLFSGRGFNIESLSVAETFDPKISRMTIVTSGDDKVLEQINKQLNKLVNVIKVYDFTGEEHIERELALIKVNLTAETRAEILSIVDIFRAKVVDVSSRTYTIEITGDEEKIRAITELLRPFGIKEIVRTGRVAMARSPKQR, encoded by the coding sequence GTGCGCCATACGATATCAGTCCTTGTCACGAACGAGTTCGGCGTGCTCTCGCGCATATCCGGTCTTTTCTCGGGAAGGGGCTTCAATATAGAGAGCCTCTCGGTGGCCGAGACCTTTGACCCGAAGATATCGCGGATGACCATCGTCACGAGCGGCGACGACAAGGTCCTCGAGCAGATAAACAAGCAATTGAACAAGCTCGTGAACGTCATAAAGGTCTACGACTTCACGGGCGAGGAGCATATCGAAAGGGAGCTCGCGCTCATAAAGGTGAACCTCACGGCCGAGACGAGGGCCGAGATACTCTCGATAGTCGACATATTCAGGGCCAAGGTCGTGGACGTAAGTTCCCGGACCTACACCATAGAGATAACCGGTGACGAGGAGAAGATACGGGCCATTACCGAGCTTCTCCGTCCCTTCGGCATAAAGGAAATCGTCCGGACCGGAAGGGTGGCCATGGCCAGGAGCCCCAAGCAGAGATGA
- a CDS encoding phosphatidylserine decarboxylase family protein, translated as MARIPVAREGYPFILAAFFCIIVVWLAGLRWLEALFIPLAVFVVAFFRDPERETPPDPKAIVSPADGRVIKVERIRDDKFLKADALRVCIFMNVFNVHVNRVPAQGRVVDVLYNPGKFFNASLDKASLMNEQNAVVMEDRGGRKFAFNQIAGLIARRIVCYARPGMSYGKGERFGMIRFGSRVDVYLPAGASPNVKVGDKVRAGSSIIGKWDA; from the coding sequence TTGGCAAGGATTCCGGTTGCCAGGGAAGGTTATCCCTTTATCCTGGCCGCTTTTTTTTGTATAATTGTGGTGTGGCTGGCGGGACTCCGCTGGCTTGAGGCGCTTTTTATACCGCTTGCCGTATTCGTGGTCGCGTTCTTCAGGGATCCTGAGAGGGAGACCCCGCCTGACCCCAAAGCGATAGTCAGCCCCGCGGACGGCAGGGTGATAAAAGTCGAGCGTATAAGGGACGATAAGTTCCTCAAGGCCGACGCGCTCCGCGTCTGCATATTCATGAACGTATTCAATGTCCACGTGAACAGGGTCCCTGCCCAGGGCAGGGTGGTGGACGTCTTATACAACCCCGGCAAGTTCTTCAACGCCTCCCTTGACAAGGCGTCGCTCATGAACGAGCAGAACGCCGTCGTAATGGAGGACCGGGGCGGCAGGAAGTTCGCCTTCAACCAGATAGCCGGGCTCATAGCGAGGAGGATAGTCTGCTACGCAAGGCCGGGCATGAGCTACGGCAAAGGCGAGAGGTTCGGCATGATACGTTTCGGGTCGAGGGTGGACGTATACCTCCCGGCCGGAGCGTCGCCGAATGTCAAGGTTGGGGACAAGGTCAGGGCAGGCTCCTCAATAATAGGAAAATGGGATGCTTGA